From a single Populus nigra chromosome 18, ddPopNigr1.1, whole genome shotgun sequence genomic region:
- the LOC133677767 gene encoding calcium-dependent mitochondrial ATP-magnesium/phosphate carrier protein 2-like: protein MGRNPNRNPNQTGCCNPVKKPGPVSIDHVLLALRETKEERDVRIRSLFSFFDAANLGYLDCAQIEAGLSGLQIPAGYKYAKELLEVCDANRDGRVDYQEFRRYMDDKEMELYRIFQAIDVEHNGCILPEELWDALVKAGIEIDEEELARFVEHVDKDNNGIITFEEWRDFLLLYPHEATIENIYHHWERVCHVDIGEQAVIPEGISKHVHRSKYFISGGIAGAASRTATAPLDRLKVVLQVQTTRACMVPAINKIWKEEGFLGFFRGNGLNVLKVAPESAIKFYAYEMLKNAIGEVKGGDKVDIGPGGRLLAGGMAGAVAQTAIYPLDLVKTRLQTYVCEGGKAPHLGALTKDIWIQEGPRAFYKGLVPSLLGIIPYAGIDLAAYETLKDMSKTYILHDSEPGPLVQLCCGTISGSVGATCVYPLQVIRTRMQAQPPSNAAPYKGMSDVFWRTFQNEGYSGFYKGIFPNLLKVVPAVSITYMVYEAMKKSLELD, encoded by the exons ATGGGAAGAAACCCGAATCGGAACCCAAATCAAACCGGTTGTTGCAACCCGGTTAAAAAACCAGGCCCAGTATCCATAGATCATGTGCTACTGGCATTGAGAGAAACGAAAGAAGAGAGGGATGTTAGGATTAGAagtttattcagtttttttgaTGCAGCTAATTTGGGTTATTTAGATTGTGCGCAGATTGAAGCCGGCTTGTCGGGGCTCCAAATCCCTGCCGGGTATAAATACGCCAAAGAGTTGTTGGAAGTTTGTGATGCAAATCGTGATGGACGGGTTGATTACCAGGAGTTTAGGAGGTATATGGATGATAAAGAAATGGAGTTGTATAGGATCTTTCAAGCTATTGATGTTGAACATAATGGCTGCATTTTGCCCGAGGAGTTATGGGATGCTCTTGTTAAGGCtg GGATTGAAATTGATGAGGAGGAGCTTGCCCGTTTTGTAGAGCATGTTGATAAGGATAATAATGGAATTATAACttttgaagaatggagagatTTTCTTTTACTCTATCCTCATGAAGCTACTATTGAAAACATCTACCATCACTGGGAAAGGGTATGCCATGTCGATATTGGAGAGCAAGCTGTTATTCCAGAAGGAATCAGCAAGCATGTTCACAggagtaaatattttatttcagggGGTATAGCTGGAGCCGCTTCTCGTACTGCAACTGCTCCTCTTGATCGCCTGAAGGTTGTCCTGCAAGTTCAGACTACCCGTGCTTGTATGGTGCCTGCTATTAACAAGATATGGAAGGAAGAAGGTTTCTTGGGTTTTTTCCGTGGTAATGGGTTAAATGTTTTAAAGGTAGCACCTGAAAGTGCCATCAAGTTCTATGCTTATGAAATGTTAAAGAATGCAATTGGAGAAGTTAAGGGGGGAGACAAGGTTGATATAGGTCCTGGTGGGAGACTTTTAGCTGGTGGTATGGCAGGTGCAGTTGCACAGACTGCTATCTATCCTTTGGATCTTGTGAAAACTCGTTTACAAACTTATGTTTGTGAAGGTGGAAAAGCGCCACATTTGGGAGCACTGACAAAGGATATATGGATTCAGGAGGGACCTCGAGCATTTTATAAAGGTCTCGTGCCGTCTCTTCTTGGCATTATCCCATATGCTGGCATTGACCTTGCTGCCTATGAGACTTTGAAAGATATGTCGAAGACATATATACTGCATGACAGCG AACCTGGTCCCCTTGTTCAATTGTGTTGCGGAACAATCTCAGGTTCCGTGGGAGCAACATGTGTTTACCCCTTGCAGGTTATTAGAACCAG aATGCAAGCTCAACCTCCTAGCAATGCTGCTCCTTACAAAGGGATGTCCGATGTATTTTGGAGGACATTTCAGAATGAAGGTTATAGTGGGTTTTACAAAGGAATTTTTCCAAATCTTCTGAAGGTTGTGCCAGCAGTAAGCATAACGTATATGGTTTATGAGGCTATGAAAAAGAGCCTAGAGCTTGATTAG
- the LOC133678321 gene encoding pentatricopeptide repeat-containing protein At5g61800 translates to MLISSSSNHITPQNYHSIIIKLIKQCKTISQLHQLHAYTITNTPLSFHSSPSLLTKFLYTLTTKAKAKSSTSLLHYAKSIFNSIQNPSTFCYNTIIRVHTLLSFPIPALHFFTQMRRLSVPLDSHSFPFTLKACAQLGGVFLSRCLHCQVLKFGSLSDLYVMNSLIHGYMASDMSNDAYKVFDESPQRDVVSYNVLIDGFVKAGDVVKARELFDLMPVRDSVSWNTIIAGCAKGDYCEEAIELFDFMVDLEIRPDNVALVSTLSACAQVGELEKGKKIHDYIERNAMKVDAFLSTGLVDFYAKCGCVDIALKIFDSSSDKNLFTWNAMLVGLAMHGYGELLLEYFSRMIEAGVKPDGISILGVLVGCSHSGLVDEARKLFDEMESVYGVPREPKHYGCMADLLGRAGLIKKVMEMIKDMPRGGDMSVWSGLLGGCRIHGDVEIAEKAAKHLMELKPDDGGVYSILANVYANAERWEDVMNIRRSLSSNRVVTKIAGFSLIQLDGVAHEFIAGDSLHSESDKIYMVLNAIREHQSELS, encoded by the coding sequence ATGTtaatcagcagcagcagcaatcaCATAACACCACAAAATTATCACTCAATaatcatcaaattaatcaaacaaTGCAAAACAATCTCACAGCTCCACCAACTCCATGCTTACACCATCACAAACACACCCCTTTCTTTCCActcctctccttctcttttaaCCAAATTCCTCTACACTCTCACCACCAAAGCCAAAGCCAAATCCTCCACTTCTCTACTACACTATGCAAAATCTATATTCAATTCTATACAAAACCCATCTACATTTTGTTACAATACTATCATTAGAGTCCACACTCTCCTCTCTTTCCCTATCCCTGCCCTCCATTTCTTTACTCAAATGCGCCGTCTTTCTGTCCCtcttgattctcattctttccCTTTTACCCTCAAAGCCTGCGCGCAGCTTGGCGGGGTTTTTTTATCGCGTTGTCTTCATTGTCAAGTTCTGAAATTTGGGTCCTTGTCGGATTTGTATGTTATGAATTCTCTTATCCATGGTTATATGGCTTCCGATATGTCAAATGATGCTTACAAGGTGTTCGATGAAAGTCCTCAACGAGATGTGGTTTCTTATAATGTGTTGATTGATGGGTTCGTTAAGGCTGGTGATGTTGTGAAAGCTAGGGAGTTGTTTGATTTAATGCCTGTGAGGGATTCTGTTTCTTGGAATACGATTATAGCTGGGTGTGCAAAAGGAGATTATTGTGAGGAGGCTATtgaattgtttgattttatggTGGATTTAGAGATTAGGCCTGATAATGTTGCACTGGTCTCAACGCTTTCTGCTTGTGCACAGGTAGGAGAActtgaaaagggaaagaaaattcATGATTATATTGAAAGGAATGCGATGAAAGTGGATGCCTTTTTGTCAACTGGGTTGGTTGATTTCTATGCAAAATGCGGGTGCGTTGACATTGCTTTAAAGATATTTGACTCGAGTTCAGACAAAAATCTGTTTACTTGGAATGCAATGCTTGTTGGCCTTGCAATGCACGGGTATGGTGAGTTATTGTTGGAGTACTTCTCGCGAATGATAGAGGCTGGGGTAAAACCAGATGGGATTAGCATTTTAGGAGTTTTGGTAGGGTGCAGTCATAGTGGTCTCGTAGATGAAGCAAGGAAGCTTTTTGATGAGATGGAATCTGTTTATGGAGTCCCTCGAGAGCCAAAGCATTACGGGTGTATGGCTGATTTGCTTGGACGGGCTGGGTTGATTAAAAAAGTGATGGAAATGATAAAGGATATGCCCAGAGGAGGTGATATGTCTGTGTGGAGTGGTTTGCTGGGAGGATGTCGAATTCACGGGGATGTTGAGATTGCAGAGAAAGCAGCGAAGCACTTGATGGAGTTGAAACCCGATGATGGTGGGGTTTATTCAATTTTGGCTAATGTTTATGCTAATGCAGAACGATGGGAAGATGTAATGAATATCAGGAGATCATTGAGCAGTAATAGGGTGGTAACGAAGATTGCTGGTTTTAGCTTGATTCAATTGGATGGGGTTGCACATGAGTTTATCGCAGGGGATAGCTTGCATTCTGAAAGTGATAAGATATATATGGTTTTAAATGCAATAAGAGAACATCAAAGTGAACTGAGCTAG
- the LOC133678877 gene encoding uncharacterized protein LOC133678877 produces MAFRSTGYWKWLTSRLRGNAHATSTSPKRQVYAGPAADFGHLDLVEELLKAPNVRVKKKLRETIPEVVVPDKVVDEGKKFVEKSFYRKAAHVQEFEIGIQYMPNPICKDVYAHPLKAETLKSVGREPQQL; encoded by the exons ATGGCTTTTAGATCAACT GGTTACTGGAAATGGTTGACAAGTCGGTTAAGAGGAAATGCACATGCAACATCAACCTCGCCAAAAAGGCAGGTGTATGCAGGTCCAGCAGCTGATTTTGGCCATCTTGATCTTGTTGAAGAG CTGCTGAAAGCACCAAATGTTCGTGTCAAAAAGAAGTTAAGGGAAACAATTCCTGAAGTAGTGGTACCAGATAAAGTGGTTGACGAGGGCAAGAAATTCGTTGAGAAATCCTTCTACAGGAAGGCAGCTCACGTTCAGGAGTTTGAGATTGGTATTCAGTACATGCCTAATCCCATTTGCAAAGATGTTTACGCTCACCCTCTCAAAGCAGAGACACTAAAATCTGTGGGAAGAGAACCTCAGCAGCTTTGA
- the LOC133678490 gene encoding uncharacterized protein LOC133678490, which translates to MAFRSMGYWKSIASRLSGTATYATSTPPKLKSYAPTADQFGHHYHQESKHGKKVRGDFVPVYVALGMIAVSISLGLYTAKQQVLYAPNVRVRKKTRETIPEVVDPDKVVDEADKFRKKSFFRKVAHVQEFDHYGLEYLPDPTSKDVFARKPRAETLKDVGVDPKLQL; encoded by the exons ATGGCTTTTAGATCAATG GGATATTGGAAATCAATAGCTAGTCGCTTAAGTGGAACAGCAACCTATGCAACCTCAACCCcgccaaaactgaaatcatatgCACCAACAGCTGATCAGTTTGGACATCACTATCATCAAGAAAGCAAGCATGGCAAGAAGGTGAGAGGTGACTTTGTGCCAGTTTATGTGGCACTAGGGATGATAGCTGTATCAATATCACTTGGTCTTTACACTGCCAAGCAACAAGTACTGTATGCACCTAATGTTCGCGTAAGGAAGAAGACTAGAGAGACCATACCTGAAGTGGTTGATCCAGATAAAGTGGTGGATGAAGCTGATAAGTTCAGAAAGAAATCATTTTTCAGGAAAGTAGCACATGTTCAAGAGTTTGATCATTATGGACTTGAGTATTTGCCTGATCCTACTAGTAAAGATGTTTTTGCACGTAAGCCTCGTGCTGAGACCCTTAAAGATGTAGGGGTCGATCCTAAACTACAGCTTTGA
- the LOC133677982 gene encoding calnexin homolog, whose protein sequence is MREAKRITLRLAIVLLLAFVSFNQLFADDDTIFYETFDESFSGRWIVSEKEDYKGEWKREKSEGHDDYGLLVSEPAKKYAIVKELDEPVSLKDGIVLQFETRLQSGLECGGAYLKYLRPQEAGWVPKGFDSESPYSIMFGPDKCGTTNKVHFILKHKNPKSGEYVEHHLKFPPSVPHDKLTHVYTAILKSDNELQILVDGEEKKKANFLTSDDFEPPLVPAKTIPDPDDVKPEDWDERAKIPDPEAAKPEDWDEDAPLEIVDEDAVKPEGWLDDEPEEIDDPEATKPEDWDEEEDGEWEAPKTDNPRCEEAPGCGEWKKPMKRNPAYKGKWHAPLIDNPNYKGIWKPQDIPNPNYFELDQPDFEPIAAVGIEIWTMQDGILFDNILVAKDEKAAASIRDTTWKPKFDAEKEKQKAEEAATGTDGLAGFQKKVFELLYQAAELSFLSKHKDKIIELIEKAEKQPNITIGVLVSVVVVILTLFFRIIFGGKKAKVEKKPEPVAETSNKEGSSSGDEKKEETEAENEAAAPARRRPSRREN, encoded by the exons ATGAGAGAAGCGAAACGTATCACTCTCCGATTGGCGATTGTGTTGTTGTTAGCTTTCGTTTCTTTCAATCAGCTCTTTGCTGACGATGATACG ATCTTTTATGAGACGTTTGACGAGTCGTTCAGTGGAAGATGGATTGTTTCGGAGAAAGAAGACTATAAGG GGGAGTGGAAGCGTGAAAAGAGTGAGGGACATGATGATTATGGACTTCTTGTGAGTGAGCCGGCTAAGAAGTATGCCATTGTGAAGGAACTCGATGAGCCTGTGAGTCTTAAGGATGGAATTGTCCTCCAATTTGAGACTCGCCTTCAGAGTGGGCTTGAATGTGGTGGTGCGTATTTGAAATATCTCCGACCACAGGAGGCTGGGTGGGTGCCCAAGGGGTTTGACAGTGAGTCTCCTTATTCGATTATGTTTGGACCTGACAAATGTGGTACCACAAACAAGGTTCATTTTATCTTGAAGCATAAAAACCCAAAGAGTGGGGAGTATGTTGAGCATCACCTCAAGTTCCCACCTTCCGTTCCACACGACAAGCTTACTCATGTGTACACGGCCATCTTGAAATCTGACAATGAGTTGCAAATTCTGGTTGAtggagaggagaagaagaaggcaAACTTCCTCACATCTGATGATTTTGAGCCCCCACTTGTCCCTGCCAAGACAATTCCTGATCCAGATGATGTGAAACCTGAGGATTGGGATGAGAGAGCAAAAATTCCTGATCCTGAGGCAGCGAAGCCAGAGGACTGGGACGAGGATGCACCTCTTGAAATTGTAGATGAGGATGCTGTGAAACCTGAAGGGTGGTTGGATGATGAGCCTGAGGAGATTGATGATCCTGAAGCTACAAAACCAGAAGATTGGGATGAAGAGGAGGATGGTGAATGGGAGGCACCCAAGACTGATAACCCAAGGTGTGAGGAAGCCCCTGGTTGTGGTGAATGGAAGAAACCAATGAAGAGAAATCCAGCATACAAGGGAAAATGGCATGCTCCACTTATTGACAACCCCAACTACAAGGGTATCTGGAAGCCTCAGGATATTCCAAACCCCAACTACTTTGAGCTTGACCAGCCTGACTTTGAGCCCATTGCTGCTGTTGGTATTGAGATCTGGACAATGCAGGATGGCATATTGTTTGACAATATCTTGGTTGCAAAGGATGAGAAGGCTGCAGCTTCAATTAGGGATACAACATGGAAGCCAAAGTTTGATGctgagaaggagaaacagaagGCTGAGGAAGCAGCTACTGGCACTGATGGTCTTGCTGGCTTCCAG AAGAAGGTGTTCGAACTCCTATACCAGGCTGCTGAGCTTTCTTTCCTAAGCAAGCACAAGGACAAAATTATT GAACTCATCGAGAAGGCAGAGAAACAACCGAACATCACAATCGGTGTCCTTGTCTCCGTTGTGGTGGTGATCCTTACTCTTTTCTTCAGGATAATTTTTGGTGGAAAGAAG GCTAAGGTGGAGAAGAAACCTGAGCCAGTTGCGGAGACATCCAACAAGGAAGGAAGCAGCAGCGGCGatgagaagaaagaagagactGAGGCCGAGAATGAAGCTGCTGCTCCTGCTCGCAGGAGGCCATCGAGGCGTGAGAACTGA